From the Nematostella vectensis chromosome 7, jaNemVect1.1, whole genome shotgun sequence genome, the window aaataaatacaatgctAAAAGGTCAGCTGAGGCAATTAATTAACAATTATCAATTGATTTCTTTTACTCAGGGCCACAAGTTTATCACAGATAGCGGCCTTtgtaaaataaacacaatgttGGCTATCAAAGCGCTCtctagtccagacctgggactctctttgcgctcgacattctggcttgCGTaaaagagggtccagtatttattgcatgcgcatgcgcgaacatGTACCAATCAGCGACTCACGGCAAAAGTTGAAATACGAGCGCGCGCAATAACGGACGTGCAAAAGGAAGGTCGATTCCCGCTAGACTTTGTCGAGCGCAGAGCTCCGAAAATCGATCATCGCTAAGTTGAAAAGAATGTTTTGTACATGTGAAGGAATATCAGCGAACTGCTTgggatttgttttctataaaaacgcgataaaatgtgattgaaaatcaaattcaaaaAAGCGCGCTCGTCTGAAATGACGCTATTGCCTAAAGAGCGCGCGTAAGAAATAACGAAAACGGAAAAGCTCTTTGATTGATATATTTTCCAGACTCTAATTATCATCTGTACTGTTCTCAGAAAAGATTGACAATCAAGTATTTACCCACGACCAAAATCAGCGTATTATTTTTGAAATAAACCCTCGCTCGTCCCTTtcgcagccatcttgaactaAGCTACCAGGCCACACCGCATATATGCGGTTTATTTTCGCGCATGcacatgcaataaatactggaccctctttcacgcgagccagaatgtcgaacgcaaagagagtcccaggtctggactaagcGCTCTCGTGCACGTGATCATGTGACGTTTGGTCAGGTGATATAAGCCAACATACTAAGTGAATGCTAACCAGCATCGAGAAATGGTCGGACCTGAGCCAAGCAATGCTGCGCGATACCGGCAACGCACGAGTCTCCTTTAGAAAGTCCAAATTCTCACATGCAGAACGTCTATTTGCATATGCTGAGCGCGCAGCCCATTAAGCACAAACAAAATGGATGACAGAGATAAAGACCTGAATTTGCTGCTCTTTTTAGAGGAGCAGAGACGGCAAATAACCCAGCAAATAGAGCTTCTAACAATGAAGATCAGGTATGGACCGGCTGCTGATAATGTGAGCTATGGGTTGCATTACAAAGCCACAAAGTCGCTCATGTTTACTAACCGAATATATGAGGGATCGTCAATGCAAGCAAACTGGATTGAAAACGGGCCACAAATGCTTGCCGGTCGTATTGATGAGGGACCGCCAATGCTTGCCGGTCGTATTGATGAGGGACCGCCATTGTTTGCTAACCGAATAAGTGAAGCTGAAATTAAATCGTTCGAACCCGAAGATGGAACACACCAGAATACTATTCCACAGGACAGCATGGGCTTTATTCCACAGGATAATATGGGTTACCGATTACTGAAGAAAATGGGCTGGCGAGGTTATGGCACTGGTCTAGGTAATGGATGAATTGCATTTTTAGGGATTTGCGTGGGGAAGACGATCACTGCACTGTTCTAAGCAGAGAATAGATTACATTAAACACGTtggcaggcccgtacccaggatttttcttggggggagggggtgcgaaatccgaaaaagtggaccttattttgccgggggggggggggggggggttctctGATGAAAATCTGACCAAacccgaaaaaacaaaattgattttttttatgccctTGCGGTATCTCCAcggacgtttattgtcagactttggctacataccagagggGTCTAGCTtattctttatagttttgtctataaatagcacgtctattgagaaccgaaagatgaccttcggccgttgtgtgtgggggggtcgttcgcaccccctgcacccccctgggtacaggcctggTTGGGGCTCAGAAAGGTTATTGATTTTGTTTGTCACCATCTCCTGTAGGGTAAACTGACTAAAGAAAACGTTGATTTTGCTGCCATAGGCTATGTAAATCTTTCACTGTGATTGGTGAACACAGTTTATGATGTCACAGTTTATGATGAAGAGAAGGTATCACTcatagggggtggggtgaggaTAACACTGGTCTAGATGAAGAGAAGGTGTTACTcatagggggtggggtgaggaTAACACTGGTCTAGATGAAGAGGAGGTGTTACTCGTAGGGGGTGGGTGAGAATAACACTGGTCTAGATGAAGAGGAGGTGTTACTcgtagggggtggggtgaggaTAACACTGGTCTAGATGAAGAGAAGGTATTACTcgtagggggtggggtgaggaTAACACTGGTCTAGATGAAGAGGAGGTGTTAATcgtagggggtggggtgaggaTAACATTGGTCGAGGTGAAGAGGAGGTGTTACTcatagggggtggggtgaggaCAACACTGGTCTAGATGAAGAGAAGGTATTACTcgtagggggtggggtgaggaTAACACTGGTCTCGGTAAATGGAGATGATAGCATTCTTTTATATTCTTTGTGGAGGGGAGAAATGTTTAAGTTACTAAGGGAAGGGATGTTGCAAAATCTCGCAGATCGATCATGAAGTGAATATAAAAGGAAAAGACCATAGTTGGAAAGGAAAATTGATGTGAATGCCATATCAAAATGAGTTAATTTTGTGTGAACATTAAGATGctatttaaatatttgtatATATTCAAAATCATACCTATGCCTTTGTAAATGTTCTAGCTGCAAGGCTTATCTATGAGATTCAATGATTATGTTGTTTTCAGGGAAAAGTTCACAGGGTTTAGCAGAACCTATAACGGCTACTGGGGTAGCCCGGCGAGAACTGGGTCTAGGAGCATCCGGGAACGCAGCACGCAAAGGGAGGAAAAGGAAGAAGACTGGGAACGAGACCTACAAGGAGCAAGGTGGGAAAGCTAAGAAGATGAGtaagaaagataaaaaaagcaagCAAGTTCCGGGTGAAAAGAGCAAGCAAGTCCCAGATAAAAAAAGCAAGCAAGTTCCGGGTGAAAAGAGCAAGCAAGTCCCAGATAAAAAAAGCAAGCAAGTTCCGGGTGAAAAGAGCAAGCAAGTCccggataaaaaaaacaagcaagtTCCGGGTGAAAAGAGCAAGCAAGTCCCGGATGAGAAAAGTAAGCAGGCTTCCGGTAAAAAAAGCAAGCAAGAATCAAATACAGCCGgaccaaaaaagaaaaacgaatGCTACAGGAAGATTCTGAATAAGAAACGTCGCCTGCAGCGTAGACTGCGCAAATTGAACGAGAAATACTTAATCTGTAAAACCGAGAATGGCAGTAAAGCCGCCAAGAAAGAAAAGGGAACAAGCGGCGCCGAAAATCAAAAGATCCAAGAAGTGGTTGTTATTTCCTCTAGAAAGGAGAAGATGAGTCGCGGAGACACGTCATCGGGTGCCAATTTACAAGTCAATCATCCAAGACGCAAAAAGTCCAAAAGCACACCCAAATCATCGGTGAATCTCCGGGAAACCATCGGTAACTCATCGGCGAACCGAGGCAACAACGATGGTAAATCAAAGGGAGAAAATGggaaaaaatccaaaaagtCTAGACGCAGAAGAAAAAACGACCAGCGTCACAAGATGATAGACTTTATCAAAGGCGTGACACAGCAAGTGGTGACTTCAAGCCTCAACTACCTTGACTTCCGGTCACCAGTAATTTAATGATGACGTTATTCGTCACGTGACCTCAAGCCTCAACTACCTTGACTTCCGGTCACCAGTAATTTAATGATGACGTTATTCGTCACATGATCTCAAGCCTCAACT encodes:
- the LOC5520706 gene encoding protein PXR1 is translated as MDDRDKDLNLLLFLEEQRRQITQQIELLTMKIRYGPAADNVSYGLHYKATKSLMFTNRIYEGSSMQANWIENGPQMLAGRIDEGPPMLAGRIDEGPPLFANRISEAEIKSFEPEDGTHQNTIPQDSMGFIPQDNMGYRLLKKMGWRGYGTGLGKSSQGLAEPITATGVARRELGLGASGNAARKGRKRKKTGNETYKEQGGKAKKMSKKDKKSKQVPGEKSKQVPDKKSKQVPGEKSKQVPDKKSKQVPGEKSKQVPDKKNKQVPGEKSKQVPDEKSKQASGKKSKQESNTAGPKKKNECYRKILNKKRRLQRRLRKLNEKYLICKTENGSKAAKKEKGTSGAENQKIQEVVVISSRKEKMSRGDTSSGANLQVNHPRRKKSKSTPKSSVNLRETIGNSSANRGNNDGKSKGENGKKSKKSRRRRKNDQRHKMIDFIKGVTQQVVTSSLNYLDFRSPVI